A genomic window from Synechococcus sp. WH 8016 includes:
- a CDS encoding DUF427 domain-containing protein: MINGAVSVIVGNETIAEDSRYIRICETFHPPTIYLHQSAFTSGTLHQTSGPASYCEWKGVANYWSLSKTDGSDRRVRAAWSYPTPTERYAMLADWISLYPQRVDACFLEGEAVKPQPGTFYGGWITSWTIGPFKGDPNHPELI, from the coding sequence ATGATCAATGGTGCCGTTTCAGTCATTGTTGGAAATGAAACGATAGCCGAGGACTCACGCTACATTCGAATCTGTGAAACGTTCCATCCACCTACCATTTATCTTCATCAGAGTGCATTTACAAGCGGCACTCTTCATCAGACCTCAGGACCAGCATCCTATTGTGAATGGAAAGGAGTAGCAAACTATTGGTCACTAAGCAAAACAGATGGGAGTGATCGAAGGGTGCGAGCTGCCTGGAGTTATCCAACCCCAACGGAACGTTATGCCATGCTGGCGGATTGGATTAGTCTTTACCCTCAAAGAGTTGATGCATGCTTTCTAGAAGGTGAGGCGGTAAAACCACAACCAGGGACCTTTTATGGTGGGTGGATTACGAGCTGGACCATTGGTCCATTTAAAGGGGACCCTAATCATCCAGAATTAATCTAA
- a CDS encoding tetratricopeptide repeat protein — translation MKLSSAFLTIVITLTILLTSPFAANANSNLDLGLDKLRTGDYTGAINAFTDEIKSNPYDATAYDYRGVSKAKRGDFSGSIIDYTRSLELDPQNNSTLSNRGIAKARVGDLEGAINDLEMVISLDPENGNAFFNRGVAMEMSGDLNTACADWDKAGKLGDESAIVFARKNCN, via the coding sequence ATGAAATTAAGTTCTGCCTTTCTAACAATTGTAATCACTTTAACTATTTTACTTACATCTCCTTTTGCTGCTAATGCTAATTCTAACTTGGACCTTGGCTTAGACAAACTTCGGACTGGAGATTACACAGGTGCGATCAATGCATTTACTGATGAAATAAAGTCTAACCCTTATGATGCCACTGCCTATGATTATCGTGGGGTTTCCAAAGCAAAAAGAGGAGATTTTAGTGGCTCCATCATTGACTACACAAGATCACTAGAACTGGATCCCCAAAACAACTCTACCCTTTCTAATCGAGGGATTGCCAAAGCAAGAGTTGGCGATCTTGAGGGAGCGATCAATGACTTAGAGATGGTCATTTCACTCGATCCAGAGAATGGCAATGCCTTTTTCAATCGTGGCGTTGCAATGGAAATGTCTGGTGATTTAAATACAGCATGCGCAGATTGGGACAAAGCAGGTAAGCTTGGTGATGAATCCGCAATAGTATTTGCAAGAAAAAACTGCAACTAA
- a CDS encoding ligase-associated DNA damage response DEXH box helicase: MESLKPIEAWFAQQGWKPALFQRQTWKASLEGASGLIQVPTGSGKTYAAVLGPIAKMLAEKSSKRGVRLLYITPLRALSRDLAVSIHLPISEMNWPIRVGTRNGDTTSAERTKQLRNPPEILITTPESLSVLIGNQKVFDLFKNLETVVLDEWHELMGSKRGSQTELCLSWLRTLKPSLQTWALSATVGNPDEAAKHALGLHERCIHINSANPRSTTIRSIIPDTIDGFPWAGHLGLRMYEELVAKLDPGRSTLLFTNTRNQSERWHQCLRFACPEMEGLLALHHSAIDRSEREAIEENMKDGRLKWVVCTSSLDLGIDFQPVEQVVQIGSPKNIARLLQRAGRSAHTPGGTSDVLFMPTNALELLELSALRRGLQNNIIEHRKSPEKPLDVLLQHLTTLACGPGLKSTETLEAIRKTATFASLTDDEWKWCLLFLEKGGVCLNAYPRYRKIEWDAEHHHYIVNNQSIARLHKLNIGTITSAPSVRVKFSRGPYLGHVEEYFISQLKPKDVFFFAGRQLELIRFKDMTAYVKATKRKSNTVPAWVGGQMALSDLLTTQLREELGQASKFILDTPELEALKPLIERQMDLSVVPNKNELLIETCLTREGQHLFVYPFEGRFVHEGLGFLWASRLATKQRSTITVSINDYGFELLAPRDYPLECLLEENLEYLLEDSDLEKDLENALNLSELCKRRFRSIAQISGLMVQGYPGKNKTSGQLQISSSLLWDVFNRYEPDNLLLLQARREVLQDQLEMPRLVKALSRMRTGNIVHSRIPRPGPLAFPLLVERLRSRLSNESIVDRVSRMQKDALKHEY, from the coding sequence ATGGAGTCCCTTAAACCAATCGAAGCTTGGTTTGCACAGCAAGGTTGGAAACCGGCCTTGTTTCAAAGACAAACATGGAAAGCATCTCTTGAGGGAGCCAGTGGCCTGATACAAGTCCCTACTGGATCAGGAAAAACCTACGCAGCAGTGCTCGGCCCCATAGCAAAGATGCTTGCAGAGAAAAGCTCTAAAAGGGGGGTTCGGCTGTTGTACATCACTCCATTAAGGGCTTTAAGTCGCGATTTGGCTGTGTCTATTCATTTGCCAATTTCAGAAATGAACTGGCCTATACGTGTAGGAACTAGAAATGGAGATACCACAAGCGCAGAAAGAACTAAGCAATTAAGAAATCCTCCCGAGATTCTGATAACAACCCCTGAATCACTAAGTGTATTGATCGGAAACCAAAAAGTTTTTGATCTATTCAAAAATCTGGAAACAGTGGTTCTGGACGAATGGCATGAGCTCATGGGTAGTAAACGAGGGAGTCAAACTGAGTTGTGCCTAAGTTGGCTAAGAACACTGAAACCGTCATTACAAACATGGGCTTTAAGCGCAACAGTTGGGAATCCTGATGAAGCAGCTAAGCATGCATTAGGTTTACATGAAAGATGCATTCATATCAATAGTGCCAACCCTCGTTCAACCACCATTCGAAGCATTATCCCGGACACAATTGATGGGTTTCCATGGGCAGGTCATCTTGGACTCCGTATGTATGAAGAATTAGTTGCCAAACTAGATCCAGGAAGAAGCACCCTATTATTTACCAATACACGCAATCAATCTGAACGCTGGCATCAATGCCTGCGCTTTGCTTGTCCTGAAATGGAGGGTTTATTGGCTCTTCATCACAGTGCAATCGATCGATCAGAGAGAGAAGCCATTGAAGAGAATATGAAAGATGGACGATTAAAATGGGTTGTTTGTACAAGTTCGCTAGATTTAGGTATTGATTTTCAACCAGTAGAGCAAGTTGTTCAAATTGGAAGTCCTAAAAATATTGCTCGTTTACTACAACGTGCTGGTCGTTCTGCTCATACTCCTGGTGGAACCTCAGACGTACTATTCATGCCTACAAATGCTCTAGAACTCCTTGAACTAAGTGCATTAAGACGTGGACTACAAAACAACATTATTGAACACAGAAAATCTCCAGAGAAACCACTCGATGTCTTACTTCAACACCTTACAACCTTGGCTTGTGGTCCAGGTTTAAAGTCCACAGAGACCTTAGAAGCTATTCGTAAGACAGCAACATTTGCAAGCCTTACCGATGATGAATGGAAATGGTGCCTATTATTCCTCGAAAAAGGAGGCGTCTGTTTAAATGCATATCCTCGCTATCGGAAAATCGAATGGGATGCTGAACATCATCATTATATTGTTAACAATCAATCCATTGCACGTCTACATAAACTAAATATCGGAACGATCACCTCTGCCCCATCAGTACGTGTCAAATTCAGTAGGGGTCCATATTTAGGACATGTTGAAGAATATTTCATCAGCCAATTAAAGCCCAAGGATGTGTTCTTTTTTGCAGGACGTCAATTAGAACTCATAAGGTTCAAAGATATGACAGCCTATGTAAAAGCTACTAAACGCAAGAGCAACACTGTGCCTGCTTGGGTGGGAGGACAAATGGCTTTATCAGATTTATTGACGACCCAACTGAGAGAGGAGCTAGGGCAAGCTTCTAAATTTATTTTAGATACACCAGAATTAGAAGCTCTAAAACCACTGATTGAACGGCAAATGGATTTATCAGTTGTTCCAAACAAAAATGAACTTTTAATAGAAACATGCCTTACGAGAGAGGGTCAACATTTATTTGTCTATCCATTTGAAGGACGCTTTGTGCATGAAGGTCTCGGATTTTTATGGGCATCAAGGCTCGCGACTAAACAGAGATCAACAATCACCGTGTCAATCAATGACTATGGATTTGAGCTGTTGGCACCACGTGATTATCCGTTGGAGTGTTTACTAGAGGAGAATCTTGAATATCTTCTTGAAGATAGTGACTTAGAAAAAGACTTAGAAAATGCGTTGAACTTATCAGAGTTATGTAAAAGGCGGTTTCGTAGCATTGCTCAAATTTCTGGACTAATGGTACAAGGGTATCCAGGAAAAAACAAAACGAGTGGTCAGTTACAAATTAGTAGTTCTCTTCTGTGGGATGTATTTAATAGGTATGAACCAGATAACTTGTTACTATTGCAAGCTAGACGTGAAGTTCTTCAAGATCAACTTGAAATGCCTAGGTTAGTAAAGGCGTTATCGCGAATGCGCACAGGGAATATCGTTCATAGCCGCATACCAAGACCGGGTCCATTAGCATTTCCACTCCTGGTTGAGCGCCTAAGATCTAGGTTAAGCAATGAAAGTATTGTCGATAGAGTTTCCAGGATGCAAAAAGATGCATTAAAGCATGAATACTGA
- a CDS encoding ligase-associated DNA damage response exonuclease, whose product MYCPAADAWIDPSWPVERALITHAHADHARAGSREYWAIGQSAGVLRQRLGQDIKLHSVTYGEEFTLGQATLSFHSAGHVLGSAQIRIEVEGEVWLVTGDYKRCHDPSCEPFESVKCDVMITESTFGLPIYRWESGQDVAKNIHAWWTASNERPSLLFCYAFGKAQRVLAELKGIGVEDEVLLHGAVQTITKHYQEAGVDMVQTRPVSELDRKDPLKGRLIIAPPSAYRSAWMRRFKEPQTAFASGWMTVRGARRRKGYERGFVLSDHADWNSLLKTIKESEAKQVYVTHGQDDVVAKYLREIEGIKADPLESMS is encoded by the coding sequence TTGTATTGCCCAGCAGCTGATGCATGGATTGATCCAAGCTGGCCAGTTGAAAGAGCATTGATCACCCATGCTCATGCAGATCATGCCCGAGCAGGCAGTCGAGAATATTGGGCGATTGGTCAATCAGCAGGAGTGCTGCGACAACGTCTTGGACAAGACATCAAACTCCACTCAGTCACCTATGGAGAAGAATTCACACTTGGTCAAGCAACACTTTCGTTTCATAGTGCGGGTCATGTCCTAGGAAGTGCTCAGATTCGCATTGAGGTGGAGGGAGAGGTTTGGCTTGTAACGGGTGACTACAAACGTTGTCATGATCCAAGTTGCGAACCCTTTGAAAGCGTTAAATGCGACGTGATGATCACTGAATCCACGTTCGGATTGCCGATCTATCGGTGGGAGTCAGGTCAAGACGTCGCAAAAAACATCCATGCATGGTGGACTGCGTCTAACGAACGTCCATCGTTGTTGTTTTGCTATGCCTTTGGTAAGGCTCAGAGGGTGCTAGCAGAACTCAAAGGTATCGGTGTAGAGGATGAAGTGCTCCTGCATGGAGCCGTTCAAACAATTACGAAGCACTACCAAGAAGCGGGGGTCGACATGGTTCAAACGAGACCAGTGAGTGAACTTGACCGTAAAGATCCTCTGAAGGGAAGACTGATCATCGCTCCACCCTCGGCCTATCGCTCGGCATGGATGCGACGATTTAAGGAGCCGCAAACAGCATTCGCCTCCGGATGGATGACTGTGAGGGGAGCTCGCCGAAGAAAGGGATATGAACGGGGATTTGTTTTAAGTGATCATGCTGATTGGAACAGTTTATTGAAAACAATTAAAGAGAGTGAAGCCAAACAAGTGTATGTCACCCATGGACAAGATGATGTTGTCGCAAAATACTTGCGAGAAATAGAAGGAATCAAGGCCGATCCTCTTGAAAGCATGAGCTAA
- a CDS encoding flotillin family protein — protein MLVVTGSRSNQGSQGLKGYRVVANGGWTFVKPVLETARRMDVTLLPVLVEVKNAYSNGGTPLNIQAIANVKVSTDPDVRNNAIERFLGRDPREIIQVAQENLEGNLRSVLAQLTPEEVNEDRLRFAEQIAKDVGDDLRRLGLQLDTLKIQSVSDDVDYLNSISRRRVAQIVRDAEIAEAEAIGQAERIEAEMEEKAEVVSTDAQTVVLEKDNGVRTKVALMEKKARSEEQRTEAAELEARAIAEQKLQKVRADLERLRLQAEKVLPAQANQKAKELRARGMAAATAEDVKASALVNDLLTEVWEEAGSTAELVFLLQQIEMVLDHATRLPGRLHLKRITTLDGNDASSLASLVALNHVVVRQFFDQVKEIFGIDLIDTLSNRGNQ, from the coding sequence ATGTTGGTGGTAACAGGATCACGCTCGAATCAGGGCAGTCAGGGCTTAAAGGGATACCGCGTGGTGGCCAATGGCGGCTGGACATTTGTGAAACCGGTTCTCGAGACAGCAAGGCGTATGGATGTCACGCTGCTACCCGTCTTAGTAGAGGTTAAAAATGCGTATTCAAATGGAGGGACACCGCTCAATATTCAAGCGATTGCGAATGTGAAGGTGAGCACCGATCCAGATGTGCGAAATAATGCAATTGAACGGTTTTTAGGTCGTGATCCTCGTGAAATCATTCAAGTAGCACAAGAAAATCTAGAAGGAAATCTGCGAAGTGTTCTTGCCCAGCTCACTCCGGAGGAAGTCAATGAAGACCGTCTTCGGTTCGCTGAGCAAATCGCCAAGGATGTGGGAGATGATTTAAGGCGTCTGGGACTTCAACTAGATACGTTAAAGATTCAAAGTGTTTCTGATGACGTTGATTATCTCAACTCAATCAGTCGACGAAGGGTGGCTCAGATCGTTCGTGACGCAGAAATTGCTGAAGCTGAGGCGATCGGGCAAGCCGAACGCATCGAAGCGGAAATGGAGGAAAAAGCCGAGGTGGTGAGTACCGACGCACAAACCGTTGTGCTTGAAAAAGATAATGGAGTGCGGACCAAAGTGGCTCTTATGGAAAAGAAGGCCCGATCTGAGGAGCAACGTACAGAAGCAGCAGAGTTGGAGGCAAGAGCGATAGCCGAACAGAAATTGCAAAAGGTACGAGCTGATCTTGAGCGCTTGCGGTTACAAGCTGAAAAAGTACTTCCAGCTCAAGCCAACCAAAAAGCAAAGGAGCTGAGAGCTCGAGGAATGGCTGCCGCAACAGCTGAAGATGTGAAAGCAAGCGCCCTCGTGAATGACTTGCTGACAGAGGTATGGGAAGAAGCCGGCAGCACTGCTGAACTTGTCTTTTTGCTCCAGCAAATTGAAATGGTTCTGGACCATGCCACTCGTCTACCAGGACGGCTTCATTTGAAGAGAATTACAACGTTGGATGGAAATGACGCATCCAGTCTTGCAAGCCTTGTAGCACTTAATCACGTTGTCGTACGTCAGTTCTTTGATCAAGTCAAAGAAATCTTCGGCATTGATCTCATCGACACTCTTTCCAACAGAGGTAATCAGTAA
- a CDS encoding ATP-dependent DNA ligase encodes MKPTSLKQFGDLVAQLDQCNGTNKKIHIIADFIKDIDPRDGSWTISLLIGNRQRRLITGRKLRDILQTRTKMPSWLFDDCFAQVGDSAETISLLWPQIRDEIANTTAEPCNNRDFAQLLHVDHNKPLHWWMEKVLPVIKDLPDRQQNDVMIMLWQKTPEKGHYLINKLITGGFRIGVSKGIVVKSIAQAYELNESIIIERLMQTIEVTKEWFEQLTKPQELNQGDRGAIPYPFYLASPVQLNKIKETAVDDWRLECKWDGIRGQLIRRESGSYLWSRGEELINSAFPEIIKMADKLPLGTVLDGEIICWREGEGKPMTFGSLQKRLGRKTVSKSLLSEYPAKFLAYDLLEFNKIDLRSNELTNRVSMLNVLTKQLNNDALMISESKDIHSWNQLDELRQQTGQEGAEGLMIKKLNSPYLSGRKKGSWWKYKHEPMTLDAVLIYAQAGTGKRANLFTDYTFALWDKSEMSGEARKLVTFAKAYSGLDNNEILALDRWIRTHTKDRFGPTRVVEEKQVFEIAFEGVLESKRHKCGLAVRFPRIHRWRTDKSIDDADCIERAHAFCGKD; translated from the coding sequence GTGAAACCAACTAGCTTAAAACAATTTGGCGACCTTGTTGCACAATTAGATCAATGCAATGGAACCAATAAAAAAATTCATATTATTGCAGATTTCATTAAAGATATTGATCCAAGGGATGGCAGCTGGACGATTAGCTTATTAATCGGTAATCGGCAAAGAAGACTGATTACTGGCAGGAAACTCAGAGACATCCTCCAAACAAGAACAAAGATGCCATCATGGTTATTCGATGATTGCTTTGCACAAGTAGGCGATTCTGCAGAAACAATAAGCTTACTTTGGCCTCAAATAAGGGATGAAATTGCAAATACGACTGCAGAACCCTGTAACAATAGAGATTTTGCACAGCTACTACATGTAGACCATAACAAACCACTTCATTGGTGGATGGAAAAAGTTTTACCAGTAATAAAGGATTTACCTGATAGGCAGCAAAATGATGTGATGATTATGCTGTGGCAAAAAACCCCAGAGAAGGGTCATTATTTAATCAATAAACTAATTACAGGTGGATTTAGGATTGGAGTATCAAAGGGAATTGTCGTCAAAAGCATTGCACAAGCTTATGAACTAAATGAAAGCATTATTATTGAACGACTCATGCAAACAATTGAAGTTACAAAAGAATGGTTCGAGCAACTCACAAAACCACAGGAATTAAATCAAGGTGATCGTGGAGCCATTCCTTATCCATTTTACCTGGCAAGTCCAGTTCAACTCAATAAAATAAAGGAGACTGCGGTTGATGATTGGAGGTTGGAATGTAAATGGGATGGAATACGTGGTCAGTTGATCCGTAGAGAATCAGGATCATATCTCTGGAGTAGAGGTGAAGAATTAATCAACTCTGCATTTCCTGAAATAATCAAAATGGCTGACAAATTACCATTAGGCACGGTGTTGGATGGAGAAATCATTTGTTGGAGAGAGGGTGAAGGTAAACCAATGACTTTTGGCTCATTACAGAAACGTCTTGGCAGGAAGACGGTGAGCAAATCACTTCTTAGTGAATACCCCGCTAAATTTCTTGCTTATGATCTTCTAGAATTCAACAAGATTGATTTAAGAAGTAATGAACTAACCAACAGGGTAAGTATGCTAAATGTGTTAACCAAGCAACTCAACAATGATGCATTAATGATTAGCGAAAGCAAAGACATTCATAGCTGGAATCAATTGGATGAACTCAGACAGCAAACTGGACAGGAAGGGGCAGAGGGGCTAATGATTAAGAAACTTAATTCGCCCTATTTATCTGGCCGTAAGAAAGGAAGTTGGTGGAAGTATAAACATGAACCAATGACACTGGATGCTGTATTAATCTATGCCCAGGCTGGGACAGGAAAACGTGCTAATTTATTCACAGACTATACCTTTGCATTGTGGGATAAATCTGAAATGAGCGGAGAAGCGCGAAAATTAGTTACCTTCGCTAAGGCATATTCTGGTCTTGATAATAACGAAATATTGGCATTGGATCGATGGATTCGAACTCATACGAAAGACCGGTTTGGACCTACACGAGTAGTGGAAGAAAAACAAGTCTTTGAAATTGCATTTGAAGGGGTATTGGAATCGAAGCGACATAAATGTGGACTAGCTGTACGATTTCCTCGAATCCATCGATGGCGAACTGATAAATCAATTGACGATGCTGACTGCATTGAGAGAGCTCATGCTTTTTGTGGAAAAGATTAG
- a CDS encoding SemiSWEET family sugar transporter — translation MEPDVFGYIAATLTTVSFFPQALKTLKSRDTRAISLRMYLLFTAGVAFWSLYGWMVNDGPVLIANLITLVPAVIVLGLKLSSFRK, via the coding sequence ATGGAACCTGACGTATTTGGATATATAGCGGCAACACTAACAACAGTTAGCTTCTTCCCTCAAGCTCTCAAGACCCTTAAAAGTAGGGATACTCGCGCCATTTCATTACGCATGTACCTGCTGTTTACGGCAGGAGTGGCTTTCTGGTCACTTTATGGTTGGATGGTGAACGATGGACCTGTACTCATTGCCAACCTGATCACGTTAGTACCAGCAGTCATTGTTCTAGGTCTTAAACTGTCAAGCTTTAGAAAATAA
- a CDS encoding DUF3598 family protein, giving the protein MIDRVRTAAHQNWDAFWNFHLGSWDGQWVRYNPLGEVSENFLSTRNFVSNTDRSIIHQHNQYFYHDKQIVEKKWNYNIQDHCRDDGFMHPASDYMRGLAFANGSAAWLVPRCEAEQYFPIELFLASKNLRLSVGMLYDTSGELQRVACIREHRSDFGASPWCDSIQVIPKWNVEANWQGISQVVDLDLSRSFFHDSFYLNHSAEDNEYFFPDNIVLRCPGKVPAHQAFTISALWLESDFQIKTISASYGSNSQLIDVRHQQFTH; this is encoded by the coding sequence ATGATTGATCGAGTACGAACAGCTGCTCATCAAAATTGGGATGCCTTTTGGAATTTTCACCTGGGATCTTGGGATGGGCAATGGGTTCGTTATAACCCGCTCGGTGAGGTATCGGAGAATTTTTTAAGCACGCGAAATTTTGTATCGAATACCGACAGAAGTATCATTCATCAACACAATCAATACTTTTATCATGACAAGCAAATTGTAGAGAAGAAATGGAATTATAATATTCAGGATCATTGCAGGGATGATGGCTTTATGCATCCTGCTAGTGACTACATGAGGGGTTTAGCCTTTGCAAATGGAAGTGCAGCGTGGCTCGTTCCTCGCTGTGAAGCAGAACAATATTTTCCCATTGAACTGTTTCTTGCAAGCAAGAATCTACGACTCAGTGTCGGTATGCTCTACGACACCAGTGGAGAACTGCAAAGGGTTGCTTGTATTCGCGAACATCGAAGCGATTTTGGTGCTTCTCCCTGGTGTGACTCTATTCAAGTGATCCCAAAATGGAATGTAGAAGCCAATTGGCAAGGAATCAGCCAAGTGGTCGATTTAGATTTGAGCCGATCTTTTTTCCATGATTCATTTTATCTAAACCATTCGGCCGAAGATAACGAATATTTTTTTCCAGATAATATTGTTTTACGTTGCCCAGGCAAAGTTCCTGCTCATCAAGCCTTCACGATCAGTGCATTGTGGCTTGAATCCGATTTTCAAATAAAAACAATCAGTGCATCCTATGGATCAAATTCCCAGTTGATCGATGTTCGCCACCAACAATTCACACACTAA
- a CDS encoding flotillin family protein, producing the protein MFVSILLTGGAGLLAFVLLLKKLYYICQPSEALIFAGLKRTTGAGQTVGYRTVRGGSALRIPLLEEVMRLDLSNMIIDLQVENAYSRGGIPLNVSGVANIKISGDEPGIHNAIERLIGKSQEEIRHIAKETLEGNLRGVMASLTPEQLNEDKVTFARTLLEEAEDDLQKLGLVLDTLQIQNISDDVLYLDSIGRKQLVELKRDSRIAEAEAKSQSAVKRAENERITALRRLDKDLAVATANANKRVQDALTRREALVAEEEARIGAELARAEAELPVQEQRIKQVIQQLEADVIAPAESECQTMMAEAKGEAATIIEQGRSQAEGLRDLVESLKRSGDDAKRLFLLQKLEPLLTMLSDTVQPIEVEEVNLIGERQGQTNLSIATLLKQLQASTGLRLPDSLTQQETDQTIE; encoded by the coding sequence ATGTTTGTTTCTATTCTTCTAACAGGAGGAGCGGGCTTATTGGCCTTCGTTCTTCTCCTTAAAAAGTTGTACTACATCTGTCAACCGAGTGAAGCTTTGATTTTTGCTGGTCTTAAACGGACCACTGGAGCAGGGCAAACAGTAGGTTACCGAACGGTTCGTGGTGGAAGTGCCTTACGAATTCCATTGCTTGAAGAAGTCATGCGATTGGATTTGAGCAATATGATTATCGACCTACAAGTTGAGAATGCATATTCACGTGGAGGTATTCCTTTAAATGTTTCTGGCGTTGCAAACATAAAGATCTCAGGGGATGAACCTGGAATCCATAATGCTATTGAACGTTTAATTGGAAAATCTCAGGAAGAGATCCGTCACATAGCAAAAGAAACACTTGAAGGTAATTTAAGGGGAGTTATGGCTAGTTTGACACCAGAACAATTAAATGAAGATAAGGTGACGTTCGCGCGAACGCTTCTAGAAGAAGCTGAAGATGATCTTCAAAAATTGGGCTTAGTCCTTGATACACTGCAGATACAAAATATATCAGATGATGTTTTATATTTAGATTCAATTGGTAGAAAGCAGCTCGTTGAATTAAAACGTGACTCACGAATTGCTGAAGCTGAGGCCAAATCACAATCAGCAGTCAAGCGTGCCGAGAATGAACGGATCACGGCTTTACGCCGTCTCGATAAAGACCTCGCTGTTGCAACGGCAAATGCCAATAAAAGGGTACAAGATGCCCTAACAAGACGAGAGGCATTGGTTGCCGAGGAAGAAGCAAGGATTGGAGCAGAGTTGGCTAGAGCGGAAGCAGAACTCCCAGTACAAGAACAACGGATCAAACAAGTGATCCAACAACTTGAAGCAGATGTGATTGCACCTGCAGAGTCAGAATGTCAAACAATGATGGCGGAAGCAAAGGGAGAAGCAGCAACGATTATTGAGCAAGGGCGCTCACAGGCAGAGGGATTAAGAGATCTTGTTGAGTCCCTCAAGCGTTCTGGAGATGATGCCAAGAGGTTATTTCTACTCCAAAAGCTTGAACCACTTCTGACAATGTTGAGTGATACTGTACAACCGATAGAAGTAGAAGAGGTGAATCTGATTGGTGAACGTCAGGGGCAAACGAATCTTTCTATTGCTACTCTATTAAAACAGCTCCAGGCGAGCACAGGTTTGCGCTTACCAGATTCATTAACTCAACAGGAGACTGATCAAACAATTGAATAA
- a CDS encoding PAP/fibrillin family protein, with protein sequence MNCQEELVERLELNPKDPTIPLLIKDIEALAKVDLSTDVALLRGVWELRWSSSTQPWLKQARWLENLQILDPVQQKGLNVLRLTGPLGFLAGIAVEAELSVNGLNQVGVKFKKGGWLGPTFGNGWRPTLLTAINQTFPAWLDITALNDSMRICRGNAGTCFVLLKRKDMSVEDWIR encoded by the coding sequence ATGAATTGCCAAGAAGAGCTCGTTGAACGCCTTGAATTAAATCCTAAGGATCCAACCATACCCTTATTGATTAAGGATATTGAGGCATTAGCGAAAGTTGATCTATCAACCGACGTAGCCTTATTGAGAGGTGTATGGGAATTGAGATGGAGTAGTTCAACGCAACCATGGCTTAAGCAAGCGCGGTGGCTAGAAAATCTACAGATCCTTGACCCAGTCCAACAGAAAGGTTTGAACGTGCTCCGTTTAACCGGCCCCCTTGGATTCCTGGCAGGTATTGCAGTGGAAGCCGAACTATCCGTCAATGGATTGAATCAGGTTGGTGTGAAATTCAAAAAAGGGGGATGGTTAGGCCCCACTTTTGGTAATGGTTGGAGACCAACATTACTAACCGCCATAAACCAAACATTTCCTGCTTGGCTTGACATTACGGCACTTAACGACTCAATGCGAATATGTCGCGGAAATGCTGGAACATGCTTTGTTTTACTGAAACGAAAAGACATGTCTGTTGAAGATTGGATTCGTTAG
- a CDS encoding NfeD family protein: MIWTYSFCLVAGGVLIALSLDNDGDGFDGDGLGGNLSLLFSTPFWSFGLCGFGLCGLLMSILRPVDNGLASLLVATAMGVGMGWGASHVLRLMSRREADTLIRNDDLIGRQGLVTLTVDTKERGFVELRVRGSLIRRPALSNAGTLAEGTCVVVVASDEHTVRVDRL; the protein is encoded by the coding sequence ATGATTTGGACCTATTCCTTTTGTCTCGTAGCCGGTGGCGTTTTGATTGCCCTGTCTCTTGATAACGATGGTGACGGGTTCGATGGCGACGGTTTAGGTGGAAACCTAAGCCTGTTGTTCAGCACTCCATTTTGGTCATTTGGTCTTTGCGGCTTTGGATTATGCGGATTGCTGATGTCGATCCTCAGGCCAGTCGACAATGGGCTGGCGTCTTTGCTGGTGGCTACGGCCATGGGCGTTGGGATGGGATGGGGCGCATCCCATGTTTTGCGCTTGATGAGCCGCCGAGAAGCTGACACCCTGATCCGCAATGACGACTTAATCGGTCGACAAGGTCTGGTGACATTGACTGTTGACACCAAGGAACGGGGCTTCGTCGAATTGCGGGTGCGCGGAAGTTTGATTCGTCGGCCTGCCCTTAGCAATGCAGGCACGCTGGCAGAAGGCACCTGCGTTGTGGTCGTCGCAAGTGACGAGCACACTGTGCGCGTCGATCGCCTGTGA